The following coding sequences are from one Diachasmimorpha longicaudata isolate KC_UGA_2023 chromosome 6, iyDiaLong2, whole genome shotgun sequence window:
- the LOC135163481 gene encoding small ribosomal subunit protein eS1 → MAVGKNKGLSKGGKKGVKKKIVDPFTRKDWYDVKAPSMFTTRQVGKTLVNRTQGTKIASEGLKGRVFEVSLADLQNDHDAERSFRKFRLIAEDVQNRSVLTNFHGMDLTTDKLRSMVKKWQTLIEANVDVKTTDGYLLRVFCIGFTNKDQLSTRKTCYAQHSQVRNIRRKMVSTITDDIAKSDLKGVVSKLLPDAIAKDIEKACQGIYPLHDVYIRKVKVLKKPRFELSKLLELHGDGGGKSGEPGEAGSKVDRPEGYEPPVQESV, encoded by the exons ATGGCGGTGGGCAAAAATAAGGGGCTGTCGAAAGGTGGCAAAAAGGGAGTTAAAAAGAAGAT tgttgACCCTTTCACCCGTAAAGACTGGTACGATGTCAAAGCACCGTCAATGTTCACCACCCGACAGGTGGGCAAGACCCTTGTAAACAGGACCCAGGGAACCA AGATTGCCTCTGAGGGTCTCAAGGGACGTGTATTCGAAGTGTCTCTGGCTGATCTCCAGAACGATCACGATGCTGAGAGGTCCTTCCGTAAATTCAGGCTCATTGCTGAGGACGTGCAGAACCGCTCGGTTCTCACCAACTTCCACGGCATGGACCTGACCACTGACAAACTGCGTTCAATGGTCAAGAAGTGGCAGACACTGATCGAGGCTAATGTCGATGTTAAAACCACTGATGGGTATCTCCTCAGGGTATTCTGCATTGGTTTCACCAACAAGGATCAGCTTAGCACGAGGAAAACGTGCTACGCCCAACATTCCCAG GTGCGCAACATCAGAAGGAAGATGGTCTCCACTATCACTGATGACATCGCCAAGAGTGACCTGAAGGGTGTTGTCAGCAAACTCCTCCCTGACGCCATCGCTAAGGACATTGAGAAGGCATGCCAGGGTATCTACCCCCTCCATGACGTCTATATCCGCAAGGTCAAGGTACTCAAGAAGCCACGTTTCGAACTGAGCAAACTTCTTGAGTTGCACGGCGATGGAGGTGGCAAGAGTGGTGAGCCTGGTGAAGCTGGCTCCAAGGTAGACAGACCCGAAGGATACGAACCACCAGTACAAGAGTCTGTTTAA